One Mycoplasmopsis bovigenitalium genomic window, TTCTTAGAGCGGGGTTAACTCGAAAATAAGGATTTTCGGTTGTTGTTGCATAAATAATTATTTTGTCAAATTCTAAATATGATAATAAAACATCTTGAACATTTTTAGTTAATCTGTGTATTTCGTCGATTATTATTATTTGATTGTCCTGAAGTAACTCTAATAATCTATTTTTATTTTCAATACTTGCATTGAATAAGGCATATTTTAAATTCATATCATTGGCAAGCGCACAAGCCGCTGATGTTTTACCAGTTCCTGATTCGCCATAAAATATAAAGCTTGTGGAAATTTTATTTTCTACAATTTTGCTTAATAATTTAACATTATTTTCTTGCCCTATAATTTGACTAAGAGTTTTTGGCCTTAATTCATTAGCTAAATTTTTCATATTAATATTTTAATAAATAAAGAATTTTTTTTGTATAAAAATTATAAATTTTAATAATTCCTAAAAAAACCATTTGTAATTGAATTAGTAAGAGTTAATTTTCAATAAAATAATTAAAAAAAGCAAATGTGTTAACACTTGCATTTCTTTAATTATTTTTTAACATCTTCTTCGGTAAAGCCTTGGTCGTTTTGTTGCTGTTGTTGTTGCATTTGTTGAGCAATTAATTCAAATGCTTTATCGATTTCATCAAGTTTTGTTTTAAGTTCTGTGTAATTTTTATCATCTAGAAGTTTTTGAAGCTCAGCGATTTTTTCTTCAGTTTGTTTTGTTTGTTCTTCATTTATTTTGTCTTTATTTTCTTCAAGTGATTGTTTCATTTTTGCAATTAGAGTTTCAGCACGAACAATTGTTTGAATTTCTTCGGCACGTTTTTCGTCTGCTTCTCTGTTTGCTTCGGCATCTTTAACCATTCTATCTATTTCAGCATCACTAATTTTTGATGAATTTTCAATAATTTTGCTTTCTTGTTTACCAGATTTAACATCTTTTGCAGAAACTGTTGTAATACCATTAGCATCAATTGTGAATGAAACTTCAATTTGTGGCACTCCTCTTGGGGCTGGCTCAATTCCGTTTAAGTCAAATGTACCTAGTGCTTTATTGTCTTTTGCTAATTTTCTTTCACCTTGAAGAATGTGAATTGTTACAGATGTTTGATTATCTGCTGCAGTTGTAAAAGTTTTGGTTCTTGTGATAGGAATACGTGTATTTCTTTCAATTAATGGTGCAACAATTCCGTGTTCTGTTTCAATACCCAATGTTAAAGGAGTAACATCAACAAGTAAAATATCATTAATATCACCCGCTAAAACAGCACCTTGAATAGCAGCTCCCATTGCCACAACTTCATCAGGGTTAACTGATTTGTTTGGTTTTTTGCCTAATTTTGTTTCAACTAATGATTGAACAGCTGGCATTCTTGTTGAACCACCAACAAGTAAAACGTCACTAATATCAGCAATCGATAATTTAGCATCAGAAAGAGCTCTATCGATTGGTGATTTTGTTCTTTCTAATAAATGAGATGTCATTTGCTCAAATTCACTTCTTTTTAAAGAAGCTTCAACGTTAATTGGTGCTTGCCCTTCAATAAAAATTAAGAAAGGAAGTGAAATATTTGCCATCATTGATGAAGAAAGGTCAATTTTTGCTTTTTCAGCTGCTTGTTTTAGACGAGCCATCGCCATTTTATTTTCTCTAACGTTGTAATTGTGGTCTTTTTGAATTTTTTCAACTAGTCAATTAACTATTGCGTTATCTCAGTCATCGCCACCTAACTCATTATCACCGGCGGTTGACAGAACTTCGAATGTTCCATCAGCTAATTCTAAGATTGAAACGTCAAATGTTCCACCACCAAGGTCGAAAACTAAAACTTTTTTCTCTGAATCAGTTTTATCTAGACCAAAACTAAGTGCTGCGGCGGTAGGTTCATTTATTATTCTTAATACTTCAAGACCAGCAATTTTACCTGCTAATTTGGTTGATTCGCGTTGTGCGTTATTGAAATAAGCGGGAACAGTAATTACTGCTTTATCAACCTTGTGACCAATTTTTTCTTCTGCATATTTTTTTAGGTTAGCTAATATCATCGCAGAAATTTCTTCTGGTTTATATTCTTTTCCATTAGCTTTTACTGTTTTATTTGTACCCATTAGTCTTTTAATTGAAGCAATAGTGTCTGGGTTTGTTTCAATTTGGTTTTTTGCATTTTCACCAACGATTGTTTCGCCATCTTTGAAAGAAACAACAGATGGAGTAGTTCTTTTACCATTTAAGTTTTCAAGTACAACAGGAGTTCCATTATCAACAATAGAAACAACTGAGTTTGTTGTACCTAAGTCTATACCAATAATAATTTCTTTTGCCATAATAATTCCTTTCGAATGTTTCGATATATAAGTTAATTTTACCATAATTTAGCACTCAAACAATTAAACTGCTAATTTTTTATTTTTCGTTTTTTGCTTAAAATAAGTGTTATTAGTAAAAGTAGGTTATAAAAAATAATTCATATTAGTATAGTTTTATTAGAAATTTGCCAATCTGTAACAATATTTATTGATAAAAAGTTGGCAATATTAATTAATCAGTCAAGAGCAAAATATATTCAATGTAAAAAATGCGGGCTTCATCAAAATAAAATTGAAAAAAGATAGATAAATTCAAAGATTAAAGCAAAGAAAAATGAATAAATAATTCCTATTAAATTAATTTGTTTATTGAATTTTATTGACCACATAATCATAAAAATATACATAGTAATGCTTATTATAAGAAATTTTAAGAATGTATTTTTTAATTTGTAATTATTGAAAATTTTATTAATTAATATAGTAACAAGTGTTGCGGTATATGACAAAATGAAGCTTTCACTAATTATATTATTGAAATTAATTGTAAAAGTAACCAGGGCACATAGTGCAAGTGATTTAAAGCTATCTAAATTAAATTTTTTTCTAAAAATATAAAATAAATAGGCTCTAAGAACTGGAATGTAACTTGAAAGTGCACAAACATAGTAAAAAATAATTAAATTAGTAAGTATATTCAATAGTTTATATGCAAATTTGTTTTTTATTTTTTTGATAAGTCCAAATAATAAATTGAATAATATATCAATGTGAAATCCCGAAATAACAAGCAGGTGAACTATGTTGATTTGGGCGGATTTTTTAAGTATGTCTCTTGAATGAGTGTTTTGACCAAAAACAATCATTTTTCAATATTTTTGGAATAATTCACTACCTCTAGAAGCTAAATTTTCAATTAAATTATAGAATGAATAATTAGCTGAATAAATGCGGGTTACTACTGCTTTATTTATTATATTTGTTACATTATTTGCAATATGAAAATTATTTATATTTTCTAATGCGTCTATATTCCCTTTAATTTCGACACTTTGACCAACCTGAAGTGGATTTGCAGTAACATATTTGTTCAAATAAATTAAAAAATTATTGTTTTTTACATTTACTATGGCATATTTTTCTCCTGCTTTAACCACATATGCTTTCATTTCATAATGACCTAACTCGATTTGTTGAGGTTTATCAATAAATTTTTTAATAAAATAAAAGCTAGCAATAATTAAAATTAAAATTATTTTTTTAGGAAAAAAAGCAAAAATAAATAGACATTTTAATATGTATAAAAATATCCAAAAGTATTGAGTTTCAAGGTTTTTGGTCAATGCTAAATGTAATATTAGCGGGCTTAAAATGACTAATATGTTAGTTATATTATTAATATATTTTGTAATTTTTTTAGAGTTGCTTGGCCAACGCCTTTTAATGATTCTAAGTGCTGTCACGTTATTGATTCATTGTCTTTTCTTAGTTTTAATACTTTTTGTGCAGTTGATTTAGTTATCCCGTATAAAGTTAATTGATTTATATTATTTAATTCTTTTCAATTTAAAAATGCCCCTTTATTCAAGTCATAAGGGATATAGATTTCAGTATTTTTAGCATTTTTGAATCAAAATCTAGTTTGCTTAAATTTGCATTATGTTTAGGGCCTGCTCTTTTTAAAATTGAATACAATTTTTCACCAAAATTAACCTCTAATTCACCTGGATTATTAACTGCGCCATAAATTTTTATTTTCAAGGTTTTTGACTTGTTTGCAGATTTTAAATATGTCCCTCTTTGGTCCAAGGTTAAAGAAAGCGATATGCTAAATAACCCAACCGCCAATAATCCGCCTAATACTCACACTTTTTTCTTCATCGCTAAAAATTATGCAACATGATAAATTTTGCTCAAAAAAGGAAAAAAATATGAAAAAAGCCTTGATTTTACAAGGCTTTGGATTAGAAAATTAAAGTTTTAGCTAATCCTTTATTAGTAAATACATATGACGTGTTTCCGTTAAACACTACATCAACTAATTCTGGGTAGTCTATAAATGGGTTTCGATTTTTTTGGTGTTTGTAAATTCCGTTATTTCTGTCTAAATCAAATTGTGAAATTGGATCTAGATAGTGTCATTTAAGCATTGTTTTTAAGAAATTTTTATTGATTTTGTTGCCTTGGTCAAAAAATCTTTGCGCTGGCTGATTGTGTCTGATGTTTTTGTCTTTATAAGTTAGGGCAAAGTATAAAAACGCTCTTGCAATATCGCCTTTGAATTCATCATTTGGCTCAACAACTTGCCCGCCATCTTCGACTCCCGCACCAAGTTTTGTACCATTGCTTGAAATTGTTCTGCCATTTTTAACTTCGCCGAATGGAAAGTTGCTATGAAGTGCGTTTACTTGTTTATCAGAAGGTCAAACGTGGTGTGCGTCATTTTTCATTGGTGCCGCTCTATTGAATCATGACTGAGCAACTAAGTGCTCTCTGTTCATTCCCGAACCTTCTCTATTTCCTGTATCTGAATATTTACCAAATTCAAAGTTATATTTGTCGTTTCCATTCGGAATTTCAGTGTATATGTCAAGAACGCTACCATCATTTTCATAGTATTTATCTACAAATGAATCACGATATGTAGTGTGTAATTGATCATAGCCCCCTGTTTTGTCTCTATGCGCTTTTTGAATTTTGAAAAGTTCGTCAATTAATGCTTGACCACTTTTGCCTTCTAATGATGCATAAAAGTTGCTATTTGTATATTCAACTTGTTTTGCTTCATTGATTGATTTTGCAACAATTTTAGAGCTTTTTTCATGTTTTGGATTAATTTCAACATTGCTTATTGAAGTGCTGCCTTGGTCATTATTTGGATCTTGGTCTACTGGAAAATCGTCTTGATGAGTTTCAATTCCATTTGGATTTTTTTCAAGTTTAAATACTGAAGTATAAACATTTTCACTAACGTAAGGCGGTTTATTTTTGCCATTGTATTTAGTAACTTTGTAATAAATGGTTAGTTCATTTTCATTAATTTTAAAATCAATTAAATCATTTGTCTTTTTATCGCCTTGTTTCATTGACTGGTTAGCATAATTGAATTCACCTTGATCTCTAAGTCTAAAAATAAGCTTAGCAGCAGCTCACCCGTCTTTGCCTTTTGGCTTTTCTGGAGCATAAATAATACCTTTTTTAGAGAAAGCAAAAAATAATTTATTTGTTTTTAAAATTTCAAGAACATTTCCTTTAAAACCTTCAACAAGAATTAATCCTTGATTCTGTTTTTCAGCAATTTCAGCAAATTTAGGGTCTTTGCTTCTTAAATTTGGTTCACTTTGAATAGTTTGAGTTTTTGAAGGTTGCTTTGTCTTTTTAGTAACTTGTGCAGTGTTTGTAGTTCCTGTTGAGCCTGTATTATTTTGAGGATTATTTTCTGGGATTGTTACTTGTTTTTCGGGATTTTTTGTTTGTTCAACTTTTTTACATGATATTGAAACAATGCTTGTTGAAATAATAGCAATGGGACTAATTGCCAGCATTAATTTAAATTTGTTCATTAATCTCCTAGGAATTTGAAATTTAAAAAATTCTTTCTTTAATTATATTAAAAAATCATTTAACTTATTTTTTACACGTTTTCAGACAGATTAATTGAATAAAAATAATGGAAATATTATGAAATAATAGTTGAATATAGGTTTAATAAAACGGAAAATAAAAAAACTCAGAGCACTGAGTTTGATTGATTATTTACCGTTTTTTGAAATTTCAACAAGGTTTGAAAATACTTTAGGTTCGTTGATTGCTAACTCTGAAAGCATTTTTCTGTTGATTGTAATGTTTGCTTTTTTAAGTCCGTTAATAAATTGTGAATATGAAACGCCTTCTGCTCTAGTAGCAGCATTAATACGAGCGATTCATAGTTTTCTAAAGTTACGTTTTACTTGTTTACGGTCTCTAAATGCATATGTTCAAGATTTAACAACTGCTTGTTTAGCAACTTTGTAACCTATTGATTTGTGTCCAAAATATCCTTTAGCTAATTTTAGTCATTTTTTTCTTCTAGCTCTTGTAACTGTTCCGCCTTTAACTCTCATAATTTCCTTCTTCCTTTATTGTGAATTGTGAATAAAATCTATTAAAATAGACCTTTAAATCTTTTGATGTCAGATGCGTGCATTTGAACAGATTTACGTGCTTGACGTTTTTGTTTTGTGGTTTTATTTTGGGCTAGATGTGAACGGTATGCTTGCTCTCTTAAAACCTTACCTGTACCAGTAATTTTGATACGTTTTTTTAGAGCGCTTTTTGTCTTCATTTTAGGCATATTGACTCCTTTATTCTTTGTCGTTTTCATCAGAATCTGACTCAGAATTATTTTGTTCTGTGTTTTTATCTACTATGTTGTTTTCCTTTTTGTATTTAGC contains:
- the dnaK gene encoding molecular chaperone DnaK codes for the protein MAKEIIIGIDLGTTNSVVSIVDNGTPVVLENLNGKRTTPSVVSFKDGETIVGENAKNQIETNPDTIASIKRLMGTNKTVKANGKEYKPEEISAMILANLKKYAEEKIGHKVDKAVITVPAYFNNAQRESTKLAGKIAGLEVLRIINEPTAAALSFGLDKTDSEKKVLVFDLGGGTFDVSILELADGTFEVLSTAGDNELGGDDWDNAIVNWLVEKIQKDHNYNVRENKMAMARLKQAAEKAKIDLSSSMMANISLPFLIFIEGQAPINVEASLKRSEFEQMTSHLLERTKSPIDRALSDAKLSIADISDVLLVGGSTRMPAVQSLVETKLGKKPNKSVNPDEVVAMGAAIQGAVLAGDINDILLVDVTPLTLGIETEHGIVAPLIERNTRIPITRTKTFTTAADNQTSVTIHILQGERKLAKDNKALGTFDLNGIEPAPRGVPQIEVSFTIDANGITTVSAKDVKSGKQESKIIENSSKISDAEIDRMVKDAEANREADEKRAEEIQTIVRAETLIAKMKQSLEENKDKINEEQTKQTEEKIAELQKLLDDKNYTELKTKLDEIDKAFELIAQQMQQQQQQNDQGFTEEDVKK
- a CDS encoding MAG0480 family ComEC-like protein, translating into MTALRIIKRRWPSNSKKITKYINNITNILVILSPLILHLALTKNLETQYFWIFLYILKCLFIFAFFPKKIILILIIASFYFIKKFIDKPQQIELGHYEMKAYVVKAGEKYAIVNVKNNNFLIYLNKYVTANPLQVGQSVEIKGNIDALENINNFHIANNVTNIINKAVVTRIYSANYSFYNLIENLASRGSELFQKYWKMIVFGQNTHSRDILKKSAQINIVHLLVISGFHIDILFNLLFGLIKKIKNKFAYKLLNILTNLIIFYYVCALSSYIPVLRAYLFYIFRKKFNLDSFKSLALCALVTFTINFNNIISESFILSYTATLVTILINKIFNNYKLKNTFLKFLIISITMYIFMIMWSIKFNKQINLIGIIYSFFFALIFEFIYLFSILFWWSPHFLHWIYFALDWLINIANFLSINIVTDWQISNKTILIWIIFYNLLLLITLILSKKRKIKN
- a CDS encoding endonuclease yields the protein MNKFKLMLAISPIAIISTSIVSISCKKVEQTKNPEKQVTIPENNPQNNTGSTGTTNTAQVTKKTKQPSKTQTIQSEPNLRSKDPKFAEIAEKQNQGLILVEGFKGNVLEILKTNKLFFAFSKKGIIYAPEKPKGKDGWAAAKLIFRLRDQGEFNYANQSMKQGDKKTNDLIDFKINENELTIYYKVTKYNGKNKPPYVSENVYTSVFKLEKNPNGIETHQDDFPVDQDPNNDQGSTSISNVEINPKHEKSSKIVAKSINEAKQVEYTNSNFYASLEGKSGQALIDELFKIQKAHRDKTGGYDQLHTTYRDSFVDKYYENDGSVLDIYTEIPNGNDKYNFEFGKYSDTGNREGSGMNREHLVAQSWFNRAAPMKNDAHHVWPSDKQVNALHSNFPFGEVKNGRTISSNGTKLGAGVEDGGQVVEPNDEFKGDIARAFLYFALTYKDKNIRHNQPAQRFFDQGNKINKNFLKTMLKWHYLDPISQFDLDRNNGIYKHQKNRNPFIDYPELVDVVFNGNTSYVFTNKGLAKTLIF
- the rplT gene encoding 50S ribosomal protein L20, with translation MRVKGGTVTRARRKKWLKLAKGYFGHKSIGYKVAKQAVVKSWTYAFRDRKQVKRNFRKLWIARINAATRAEGVSYSQFINGLKKANITINRKMLSELAINEPKVFSNLVEISKNGK
- the rpmI gene encoding 50S ribosomal protein L35: MPKMKTKSALKKRIKITGTGKVLREQAYRSHLAQNKTTKQKRQARKSVQMHASDIKRFKGLF